The following coding sequences lie in one bacterium genomic window:
- the sat gene encoding sulfate adenylyltransferase: MSKLIAPHGSEELKPLLLTGDELKEEQKKAKTLTQIKMTSRETSDLIMMGIGAFTPLTGFMGKADWQGVCDEMMMTNGIFWPIPITLSTTEGQADSLKKGEEVALIDEESGELMGTMKIEEKYTIDKEHECKQVFKTTDHEHPGVHKVMSQEMVNLAGRVKVLNELHYPEEYGELYMRPAQTRELFKEKGWSKVAALQLRNPMHRAHEYLAKIAVEVCDGVFIHQLVGKLKAGDIPADVRVRAINTLAEHYFVKDTCIQGVYPMEMRYAGPREALLHGVFRQNYGCSHLLVGRDHAGVGNYYGPFDAHHIFDEIPSDALLLQPLRIDNTFYCTKCDGMASMKTCPHDNQYRVILSGTMLRKLLSENQDVPDHFSRPEVLAILKEYYAKLDEAEKVEIKLHKHTKGETGHEPAAHKRR; the protein is encoded by the coding sequence ATGTCAAAATTAATTGCACCACACGGGAGTGAAGAATTAAAGCCGTTGTTGCTAACGGGTGATGAATTAAAGGAAGAGCAAAAGAAAGCCAAAACTTTAACTCAAATAAAGATGACATCGCGAGAGACATCTGATTTGATAATGATGGGTATTGGTGCTTTTACACCATTAACCGGTTTTATGGGTAAGGCTGATTGGCAGGGTGTTTGCGATGAAATGATGATGACAAATGGTATTTTCTGGCCTATTCCTATTACACTTTCAACCACAGAAGGTCAAGCAGATAGTTTAAAAAAGGGTGAAGAGGTTGCTTTGATTGACGAGGAAAGCGGCGAATTAATGGGCACAATGAAGATTGAGGAGAAATACACAATTGATAAGGAACATGAATGCAAACAGGTTTTTAAAACTACTGACCATGAGCATCCCGGGGTTCATAAAGTTATGTCGCAGGAAATGGTAAATTTAGCCGGTCGGGTAAAAGTATTGAATGAACTCCATTATCCAGAGGAATACGGTGAGCTTTATATGAGACCAGCACAGACAAGAGAACTTTTTAAAGAAAAAGGTTGGAGTAAAGTAGCCGCTCTTCAATTACGAAATCCGATGCATCGAGCTCATGAATATCTGGCTAAAATAGCCGTTGAGGTTTGCGACGGCGTATTTATTCATCAATTGGTGGGTAAACTGAAAGCCGGGGATATACCTGCTGATGTGCGTGTTAGAGCAATTAATACCTTAGCAGAACACTACTTTGTCAAAGATACCTGTATTCAAGGGGTTTATCCAATGGAGATGCGTTATGCTGGACCACGCGAGGCTTTACTCCACGGCGTTTTCAGACAAAACTACGGCTGTAGCCATCTCCTGGTCGGTCGAGACCACGCCGGTGTGGGTAATTATTATGGACCTTTTGATGCTCACCACATCTTTGATGAAATTCCATCAGATGCCCTTTTGCTTCAACCACTTAGAATCGATAACACTTTCTATTGCACCAAATGTGATGGTATGGCTTCAATGAAAACCTGCCCTCATGACAATCAGTATCGGGTGATTTTAAGCGGGACTATGCTCCGAAAACTCCTGTCTGAAAATCAGGATGTGCCAGACCACTTTAGCCGACCTGAGGTATTAGCGATTTTAAAAGAGTATTATGCTAAACTGGACGAGGCGGAAAAGGTAGAGATTAAATTACATAAGCATACAAAGGGAGAGACCGGGCATGAGCCTGCGGCTCACAAACGAAGATGA